A segment of the Leptospira barantonii genome:
ATGGAAGATCGTTTTATTTGCCGCTACGTTTGTTGCGTTTTGCGGAACGGGATTGTTTGCGGCCGAGCACGAAGTGGGACAAAAAAACAAAGCGTTTACGGTGGAGGCCCTCAAAATCAAAGCGGGAGACACGGTGAGTTTTCCGAATTTCGATACGTTTTATCACAACGTTTATTCCCTTTCTCCGGTGAAAATTTTCGACTTGGGTTCTTACGCGAAGGGACAAACTCAAAAAGTGAAGTTTGAAAAAGCGGGAAAAGTCACGGTTCAGTGCGCGATTCATCCCGAGATGAAAATGACGATCGATGTACAATGAAAAAATTATATTTTAATATTCTCATATTTCTGTCGCTCGTAGTTTCGACGTTTGCGGGTCTGAACGCGGAAAAGGACAAATCTGTAATTCGCGGAAGTATCGTATTCAGGACGTACTGTGTTCTTTGTCACGGAGAATCCGGCGACGGCAAAGGCCGTCTTTCGGTCGGAAAGGTTCCTCCTCCAGCCAATCTTACGATCACGAAGCTGACCGACGGACAAAAAGAAGACATCATTCGAAAAGGCGGCGCGGCAGTAGGACGTTCTCCTTTTATGCCTCCTTGGAAGGACGAACTGTCCGACGAACAGATCCGGGATTTGATTTCCTATATCAACCTCATCTCCAAGTCCAAATAACGAACAAAAAATCTTTCCAGTTTACAAGTGAATTTACTCGGCAGTATCGGCATTAAAACCAGACTTCGTCTCAGTTTCGGAGCGATCATAGGAATGTTTATTCTTTCCTCGGTGCTCACGGTTTACAACACGTTCGTTTATAGAAAAACGATCCGGTCGATGATCGACAATTCTCAGCCGAAATCCCAACTGCTGAACCTCACTTTGGAAAAACTGATCCTGATCGAACTGACTCTTTCCTCCGAAGTTTCTACGATCGACTTGGTTTTGATCGAAGAGGAGAATAAAAAGATTCTTTCCTTATTCCGAGAGATTGAATCGAACAACTCCAAACTCAAGGAGTTTCCGCTCGAAACGTCCGAGCTG
Coding sequences within it:
- a CDS encoding c-type cytochrome — its product is MKKLYFNILIFLSLVVSTFAGLNAEKDKSVIRGSIVFRTYCVLCHGESGDGKGRLSVGKVPPPANLTITKLTDGQKEDIIRKGGAAVGRSPFMPPWKDELSDEQIRDLISYINLISKSK
- a CDS encoding methylamine utilization protein; translation: MLKGWKIVLFAATFVAFCGTGLFAAEHEVGQKNKAFTVEALKIKAGDTVSFPNFDTFYHNVYSLSPVKIFDLGSYAKGQTQKVKFEKAGKVTVQCAIHPEMKMTIDVQ